The following DNA comes from Saccopteryx leptura isolate mSacLep1 chromosome 7, mSacLep1_pri_phased_curated, whole genome shotgun sequence.
CTCCCTCCCAGTGCTAATATTCTGCGGTTTGAAAACATTTTCGCGGATTTCCTTCCTACATCTCATGTGAGTCCCACCGCAGTCTTTGCCATCCTGTCTTCTGCGGAGATGAAGAATAGCGAAGCTCGTTCTCCTGGCACCAGGGTGATGAACCCAGTGACGTGAAAGTGGCTTCCAACGGTGTCACCTCAATGGCGATTTTCCCATTTCCCTTTGGATTCTCCCTGGCACTTGTCACTTCCCTTCTTCAGGTCTCAACCACTCCTCCCCAGGCTTTCTCTTCATCCTCTTACTGACCTTTATTATCTCTATCCACAGGGATTCTCTCAGGAGCCACAGCTAACAAAGCTGCCCAGAACAGGACCCGGGCATTGCAAAGCCACAGCTCCCCAGAGTGCAAGGAAGAGCCTGAGCCCCTATCTCCTGAACTGGAATACATTCCCAGAAAGAGAGGCAAGAACCCCATGAAAGCTGTGGGACTAGCCTGGTGAGTTTTAACTAACCCTTTGCCCACCAATAGGGAGTGGCACCAGGGTGGGCGGGACTAGGAAACTTCTGCAAGTTTCAGGTGGTAAAGCTGAATCTAAGCTTGTGGGGACAGATTGCTGGGTGCAAGGACTGGAATCTCAGAGGAATGAGGCAGGGAAGATGGGAAAGTATGTGGAATTGGAGCTAATCTGATTTGAATTTGGTCCCTGGCCTCATCCTCTTTTTGGGAGCTTGGAGTGAGATCCAAGTGAGGTTTCATCTAGGTGTTCAGTACATCATTATTCAGATTCAACTCTGACCTTAATACGTATGATTGGTCAATATCAAAAGGAAACGAGGGGGAATTTAACTGTTTTCTTTCATCACCTGAGGTGTGCCAGAACTTATAATGTTCTAGTCTTTCTGCTAAATAGTACATCCCCGTGTCacagatgagagaactgaggctcagagctggGGTGCTCACCGGGTCTTGTGACTCCATGCCCTACCCCTCACACCAAGGTGCCTACCAAATAGCAGTTTTTTAGATTTAAGAAAGGGAGTCTGGGAGAGGTGTGGGGCAGTTTAGGCAGAGGGAAATTTTGCCAAGActtggagagggaaagagaatgggCCTTCTGGAGACTCACACACAGGCCATGTAGCAGGATTGTGGGGCTCATGTTGAGAGGTATCAGTCAGActacagggaaaaggaaggaagaggtgggCAGAGACCCAACTACACAGGGCCTTTTGTGCTATGACTAGACGTTGGACTTGGCTGGGAAGTGATGGAGACCTGGTAAGGGATTTTAAGCAGGGCTGCGGCAGGATGTGATCCGTGTAGGGCCCTCCAGTAGCCACTGCAGGGGCTAAGTCGGCACAAGAGGTATTGCGGTGTTCATGAGAACCATGAAGCTGGAATGAGATTCCCCCGTTTCTGGCTCCGGCGTGGCCCCTCCCCAAACCGCATGCACATCTCCCCACCCCTAGGGCCATCGGCTTCCCCTGTGGTatcctcctcttcatcctcacCAAGCGGGAAGTGGACAAGAACCGTTTGAAGCAGATGAAGGCTCGGCAGAACATGCGGGCATCCAACACGGGCGAGTATGAGAGCCAGAGGTTCAGGGCCTCCTCCCAACATGCCCAGTCTCCTGAAGCTGGGTCCGGGGCCCAGACCTGAGGAACACTGCAGCCCTTCCCTAGACTGTATTGACTGTGGCCTCCAGCCTGCAAAGTCTTTTGGGTTTGGCTGCAGTTCTGGTCCGTGCCTCTAAGGCCCACCAGAGGGCGCATGAAGCCCGGGCTGCTGCCAGCCCCCTTgttctccagccctccctctcctccctgagaAAACAGCCAAAGGCAAATGAAGTTGAGTGCCCTCCCTTAGACTGTGTTGACTGTGGCCTCCACACTGCGAAGTCCTTTGGGCTTGGCTGCACTTCTGGTCCCTGCCTCTAAGGCCCACCAGAGGGCGCCTGAAGCCCGGGCTGCTGCCAGCCCCTGTTCTTCCCCAGTCCTCCTGTCCcaccacccccccgccccccagaaaCCAGCCAAAGGCAAATAAAGCTATTGAGTGTTTGAGTGGAAAGGAACCGGGACTGAGTTTTTGAGTCCCTTGGGATGGGAGGGGCAGAGGGCGGGGTTGGTGACTCATGTGCTGTCTCACAGAAGCAGTGTTCCCCACTTAATGGTTGGGGAAACCACAGAGATTTAAACAAGCCTAGACTCAGACTCAGGCCATGGGGACCAAGCCCTCGGAGTTGTTGGCCAGAAGGGTGGGGTCTCCCTCAGCtttgaacaaattttaaaaataaaatcaaagatggCATTGAGGGTGTGAATGGGGTAAAAGCATTACTCCTTGTGGGTGAGTCCAAATGactcaacctctctgggcctcagtttccttgttttaAGAGGTTTTAGGCTAGTGACTTCTAAGGCAGGGATCCTAAACCTGAGCCTGCAgtccatctcccccaccccactgcctGATTGTGTGTGCACGTAGGGCTTTGTGGGGAAGAGCGCTCTTAGCTCTCAGAAGCTTCTGTAAAGGGCCCGCGATGCAAGAAAGGTCACGTTCTGAGTGGTCCGTGCCAGACCCAGTAATCCAGGTCGAGCTTCCACCAGTCTTCTGCATCCATCCCCAGGAAGTGCTGGGGCAAAGGGAATTTGGTTATCTTAGAAAAGGTAGAGACAGCAAGCAGAATGCAGAGGCAGGAAGTCGATGCTTTGGGCAGAGCCAAACCgaaagtgaaagaaaccagagccAAAGGGGGTTTTAGCTTCTAAACGTACAACTTTATTATTACATTTCTAGTTAATGTCGTTTTATGTGATATACTTAGGACCAAGAACTTAATAGACAAGTCCTAATTATGTCCTTGGGCTGATGTGGTTTCCAGCCCATCCCAGTGACCCTGTTCCCCTACACCACTCCAGCTCGAGGCACTTGGTGTCACACAGAAAGCGGTAGCTGGCTGGAGAGAGGGGGTCCGAGTCTGAAATCCCCCAGTGAGAGTAAAGAACAGAAGGGAAGCCTCCTTCCTCTCGgccccacccccctaccccccaggTTAGCACAAGGAAGGAACACACAGGCCTCCGTATCCCTCACACTGGGTGGCATTTTCTCTACACGCAACCCAGTCTCTTCATTCTGGTTACTTCCTGGCCACACTTGGGATCCCACAAACCGCCCCGTCTTCTGACCTTTGCCCCTCACTTTATGCCTGTAGCAGCCTGAGCACAGAGAGCAGGAGATCCCTCTGACCAGAGGTCTCAGAAGCACCAGAGAGGCCCCATGAAGCTTTAGAGAACGGCGGCCAGCTGGCTGCCAGTGGGCCTGCCCCCTCTGCCACCACCACAGCTATGAGGAAGCCCAGGACAGACGCTGCTCTGTGCCGGCGCCTGGGCCTGACTTTGCTCGctgtcctcttcctcccccaccccaacacacatacataatatatacacGCCATCAGAAGAGGAGTCCAAGCAGGGGACCCACAGGCACAGACCTCCCTGAGCTGGGACGTGCCAGGGCTTGCCAAAGCAGTACAGACAGTGGCCTAAGAGTCCAGAAGACCAGGGACAAGGCCTTTGGCTCTGTCGAGGGTTGTGGGAGGAAACAGCTCCAGCTCTCTAGCCCAGAAGCCTGTGGCAAAGGTGCGAGGGGAAGCCTCGTCACCTTGAAGACACTTCTACCTCCATATTCCCTTTAGTTACAGAATaggctcttccctccctccctcctccaaccCCAACAGTTAAGAAGAATCTGGTGCCATGTACACGGTAGAGGGAGAAGGCACATCTTCAGCCTAGACCCTGCCAAGTCCATCAAGGGCAAGCAGCAGTCCCCAGTTCCTCCAGCCCCACCAGTGGTACCCATACCTCCCCAGCCAGAGAGGCCGCCCGCCCCAGGACAGAAAGAAATCTGGGCATATTATTTGAAGGGCAGTAAAGGAGTCTGGCCCAGACCCCAGTCACAGGGCCCAGCCCTCCAGGGATGGAGAACACAGGGTGGAGCGGACGGGGGTGCTCTTTAATCACGACTCCCCACCAGCTGCAGCACAAAGGTGAAGATGTAGATGATGTCCGTGTAGATCTGCAGGGCTCCAGTGATGTATTCCTCTGGGCTGATAGTGTGCTTCCGGTTCCCTAGGACCAGCTGCGTGTCGTAAGCCAGGAactgcaggaaggaaaggggtggGTACGAGTGAGGCCCCAAGGTTACCGTGCCAGAACTCGTCTCTGGTCAGCAGACATGTCCCCAGAGCCCCCTTGCCATGCAGTGTGCTTCGGGGAGACATTAATGAACGGCACAACACACGGCCTCTGCCCTCGAGCAGTTCACGGCCTAGAAAGGGAGAGGCGCTGTCTCTGCTTGCGGCTGCTGGGTGTTCTGCAGCAGGCGGTGTGAACAGGAGAAGGCAGTGGGGAGACGGAGGGTAACTGGCCACACTCCCTGCCTCCCAAGCCTCGACTTCGTGCCCCACGGGCTCAGTCCCCGCCCTCCCCCGGCtccctccccagaggggcagggccttACTCACCAAGGTGAAGCAAATGGCCCCCAGAGCAGCATAGACCATGTGGAGCCAGTAGATCTGGGGAAAGGGAACAGGGGCGGTGTTAGAAATCTTAGCAAAGCAGGGACTCAGGTGGGCTGTCAGGACCAGCTTCCCTGGGAAGCTGCGTCCAAGTAGGTAGGTCCAGGAAGCTTCCTACATGAAAGGACTGCCTCTGCCTTGCAGACCCTGGAAGGAATTCAGAATGGTAACAAACATATGTGGCAGAGACAGCACGGCCTGTCCTCCAACGGCCATATATATAAAAACCAGTGTCCAAAGTGAGCTAAGGTACAGAGGTGTGCGTTATATTTCTGGGAAAGAGAAGGTAGCTGAATTACAGCCATGGCAAGGGCGGACTCGGGCACACACGGGTTGAAGAGCCCCATCACCTTTCCAAAGGATTTTGACTCAGAAGAAACCTTCAGGAGACTAAGGGCTGGAGGGAAGTCCCCACCCACCCTGATGAACACCGTGATGAACGTCAGAATCACAGAGAGCACCCCCAGGGCAGCCCTGCTCAACAGCCTCCCCGGTGCCTGTCCACAGAAGGGCGGGCCAGCCCTCCTGGCTTCCCCTTGTCGCACTGTTCTCCCCTCTGCCGTGACACTCCCCTCGACCCAGGGGCCTCATGCTCACCCCCAGCTGTCAGGAATAAAAGAGGGGTTGGATACAGCAATCCCTAAGGTTCCTTCTGCCCCAGCCCATCTCTTCGGTCCCCTAGCTTCCTCTCCCAGGCTGCCCCCTAGACCCTGCTCTCAGCTGTCAGCTAGTTCTCACCCAGTGCTCCCCGTAGGAATTCCGTGGTGCTGGCCAAGGCCGCAGGTGCTACGGCTCGTGGGGCCCTCTGGCACTAGAGGAACTACACCCTGACCCACAGGAAGCGGCTTCAGCACTGGTCCCTCTGCCAGCCAGTCGAGAGGCCTGTGAGGCCTGCCACTCATTATCCAGAAAGTCTCCTCTGGGCACTGGGCTCGCTGCCTGACCCCAGCTCTCCCAAGGCACTCACGTAGTTAAAGGACAGCACAATGGCCGTGACGATCCCAGTCACCATCATCACAATTCCCAGGACACAGAAGAGGCCTGTGCATGAGGTGAAGTCCACCTgccaggaagagagaaggaggctcCTGTCGGACAAGTGCCACACTGGCAGCCCAACGGAACTggccctgcctcccccagccggGAGTCCCAGTGCCGCCGCCTGGGACATGGGAGTGACAGTGGCATTGTGAGGGCAGACAGAGGAAGCAGTTTCGGAGGTGTGGCAGCTATGAAGGGAAGGGGATTAGGGCCTGTAAGGGAAACCCCCAGTGTAGGGGTCTGGGCCTTCCCAGGCCTGCCCAAATGCCCAGCCTTAAGGGCCAGCTCTGTTAAGGGCAGGGCCCTCCGTGCCCTCACCTTGGTCTGGAAGCAGAAGATGGTGACTGAAATGGACACCACGGCCGTGATGATCATTGCGATGATGACGGCATTTGTTTGATACATACTGAAGGGAAGGAGTTGGGAGAGGCCAGAGGCGTTAGCCACATGTGACTGACTTCAGAACCATCACTTCCGGAAGAACCCTGCCCAGAATCCCCCTGCAAACAGCGGCCAGCCCAGGGACGCCCCACACCCCCGTAACACACACTTCCCAGGAGCACAGTGGTTTGTCCATGAGTGTACCTGGAAATGGTGCCGGTCATGAGTCCCAGGGCAAGAGtctgagggaaggagagagacaagagtgAAACACTAAAAAAAGAGGCATGGCCACGGAGGAGTGTCAGAGCGGGGGGTAAATGTGGCTGAGGAGACCCCAGCAGCAGTCAGGATGAGGTGGCAGAGAAAACCCATCTCCCACGGTGGCACCCCCTGCCTTCCCTGGGCCTGACCCTCACCCCCCCGCCATACCCCCGCCACCCTCCTCACTTACAAACAGGGTCAGCAGGATGAGGTTCCATGGGAAACGGCGTCTGAGGGGAGAGAAACTAGAATTAAGTGACGGCCGGCCAGGTATGAGCGAGTCCTTAGCAGAAGGACTCGAGGCTCGGTGCCTAGAGGTTTAGGCtttgattgggggaggggaggctggtgGGCCTTGGTACCTGCTCAGGTGTTCTGTGCAGGGACAACAGGGCAGTAGGACAGACCTGGGCTGTGGAGCCACAAGGACCTGGATGGTTTGCAGCTCTTACACTTTGTGTGTGACAAAGTTACTCAGCCTTTCTGAGCCTTTGGTTCTTCCTATTTGTTAAATGGTTAAAATGTTACATATCCTGCAGAGTAGCTGTAAGAGTGAGGGCTACATAGCTTAATAGATTCACAGAGACAAggtatttgtttttcaaattttaagagAAAGTTTACTTAAAAAGTTACAGTGGTAGCAGAAATGAGCTGGCTGGGCTGCGtagtgacggggggggggggggaggggggggggaggggggggctgggCTGCGTAGTGACGGGGGCAGAAGAAGGGCTGGGCTGCGtagtgacgggggggggggggggggggggggggccgggccGCGTAGTGACGGGGGCAGAAGAAGGGCTGGGCTGCGTAGTGACGGGGGCAGAAGGGCTGGGCCGCGTAGTGACGGGGGCAGAAGGGCCGGGCCGCGTAGTGACGGGGGCAGAAGGGCCGGGCCGCGTAGTGACGGGGGCAGAAGAAGGGCCGGGCCGCGTAGTGACAGGGGGCAGAAGGGCCGGGCCGCGTAGTGACGGGGGCAGAAGGGCCGGGCCGCGTAGTGACAGGGGGCAGAAGGGCCGGGCCGCGTAGTGACGGGGGCAGAAGGGCCGGGCCGCGTAGTGACGGGGGCAGAAGAAGGGCCGGGCCGCGTAGTGACGGGGGCAGAAGGGCCGGGCCGCGTAGTGACGGGGGCAGAAGGGCCGGGCCGCGTAGTGACGGGGGCAGAAGGGCCGGGCCGCGTAGTGACAGGGGGCAGAAGGGCCGGGCCGCGTAGTGACGGGGGCAGAAGAAGGGCCGGCCGCGTAGTGACGGGGGGCAAGAATGGGCGGGCCGCGTAGTGACGGGGGCAGAAGAAGGGCCGGCCGCGTAGTGGACGGGGGCAGAAGGGCCGGGCGCGTAGTGACGGGGGCAGAAGAAGGGCCGGGCCGCGTAGTGACGGGGGCAGAAGAAGGGCCGGGCCGCGTAGTGACGGGGGCAGAAGAAGGGCCGGGCCGCGTAGTGACGGGGGCAGAAGAAGGGCCGGGCCGCGTAGTGACGGGGGCAGAAGAAGGGCCGGGCCGCGTAGTGACGGGGGCAGAAGAAGGGCCGGGCTGCGTAGTGACGGGGGCAGAAGAAGGGCCGGGCTGCGTAGTGACGGGGGCAGAAGAAGGGCCGGGCTGCGTAGTGACGGGGGCAGAAGAAGGGCCGGGCCGCGTAGTGACGGGGGCAGAAGGGCTGGGCTCTGTAGTGACGGGGGCAGAAGAAGggcccttagagcttaggagacaGAGGGCAAAGGTAATGCcctaagaggaagaagagagggaagaaaggtgcCAGATGGCACTTTGTACTCTCCTGTAAGTAGCTATCATCCTCATTACTGCTTCTAACTCTCCATTCGGCTGCTATGAGGAGTCCCCTTTCTACTTAAAATATTTGGCTCCACTCCTGCCCCCTGCCGTGCCTTCTCCCTAAGTGTCTGGGACTCACCTGGGTCCCTGGCAGCAGATGAGGGTCAGGTAGGTAGCCAGGAAGACACCactggggagaaagagacaggaagtcGTCCACAGGCCGGACCCGTTCCTCGGGCCTTCCTGGCCCAGCCTGGCAGCACTCGCCAGGCCGGCAGGTTGGAGGCCCACAGGGCTGCTTGGAAGTCTGCGGGGAAGTCCCTACAGGAGGAGGTTGCCCAGCCAGGGGCCCTGAACCTCTGTAGCAGGGGTTTAGCCTGGAAGCGGGTGGAGGAGGATGTGGCAGACAGGCTAACAGAACATGGGACGGGACCGTTGTGCTGTGTGAATGTCGCCACCagttccccacccctgcccttcgGGTCCTGTGCTGTGGGCTCCCCATGGGCGCCATACACCCACACTCCCCAACACGGGGCAGCGTGGAGGGCCCTCTGAACGAGTATTTAGGTATTGGAGCCCTGCTCGGAGAAGTCAGATCATTGTCATTCCTCCTCCCCTCGCCCCAAGCCGAGGAGCGCGGACTCACTAGGATGCATAGTAGACAGCCGAGTTTCTCCTCACAAAGTCACCGACGGGCTTCCTGTGGAGCAGGAGAGGATAAGAGCGGAGTCACTGCCATTTCCTCCAGTCACCAACATCCACTTCTTCTTCCAGTCCATCTGAGTAGcgggcccaccccaccccagctcctggCAGGTGCCCCGGGACGCCAGATCTCGTTAGAGAGGGGCGGAGAGGCCTAGAGACTCACACAAAGGTGAAGATGGCAATGATGGCCACCGTGATGAGCAGCTGGACGGAGATGATGCTGTAAACCTGGAACACAGATGGGTCACTGTCCCATCCGCCCGCCTCCCGCAGGGAGCAGCCAGTCCGCAGCCCAAGGGGCCCAGACTCTCCTCCCAGTCTCTTAGTGGTGGAAGGGCCTCCTTCTTAACTTGGGAGGATCCATTCTTTGCTTCCCTTCAAGAGCCCTCCCCGCTGCAGCCAGGTGGACAGGCTGGCTCAGGTACCACACACACCTCAGAGCTGGCCCCCAGCTCCTTCGGGGAGAGCTATTTACTCAGTGTACTGCTTGCTTCCCCTCCACACTGCACGAGCAGCTGTGGCCTTCGCATTGGCAGCACTTCAGGCTGCTATCTGTCAGGTATCGACCTACTCTGAGCAAGATGCTGTGCAGGTGTgagatggggaagggaggggtgggcaATGGTCATTTCTGGCTTTGAGTTGCTTATAGGGGAACAGGAGAAAAGTTTGGGGAGGGCAGAACACTTTGGAGAGCCCGCTGAGATTCTCCCAGACTGAATCTGCCCTGTGCCCCAAAACAAGGTCACGGAAAGAGGAGCAAAGGGTTGGGGAACAAGGGTCCGAAGGATGCAGGGCTACAGAGGACCTGGCAGGAAGCAGCTAGCTCCGTGGGAATGAGAGCCCCAGGGCTAAGTGCTTCCCTGCACCCCCATTCCCACAGCCCAGGCCCGGGTACACCTGCCTCCCAGCCCAGGTCTCACCTTCCGAATGAAGGTGTGTCGGACTTTCCTGTCCTCCCAATCTCCAGTCTCGAAGTTGTCACTCACCGCCCTCTCCCCTGGGCCTGGGGACAGATTACATACAACAACTAGGAACATGTGGCCTCAATCCCAAAGCCTTCATGACAGTCTGTCAAGCAGAGCCTCTTGAGATCTCTAGCCAAAGAACAAGTGTTAGAATTGAACTCCTTGCCCAGGCCAGCAGAGTGACCCAGAGCTGGCCTGGGCCCCATAGGGGGCCGTGTGCCCGTCACAGAGGGCTTCCTTAGAGCCCTTCCCTCAGCGTGCATTCACTGAGGGGTCCTGGGGGAGGGTGCCCAGCCCACACCTGGGTGCTGTGTGTGTGAACACGTCTCTGGGCTCAGAGCAGGAGACTCAGGGATAGGAGGAAAAGGTGGAGACACAGCACACGTGTGTGGAGGGTGGGGACGAGTGCGAAGACCGTGGTCTACA
Coding sequences within:
- the TMBIM1 gene encoding protein lifeguard 3; this encodes MSNPSAPPPYEDCNPLYPPQRGYGQPSVLPGGYPAYPAYPQPGYGHPSGYPQPMPPIHPMPMNYGPGERAVSDNFETGDWEDRKVRHTFIRKVYSIISVQLLITVAIIAIFTFVKPVGDFVRRNSAVYYASYGVFLATYLTLICCQGPRRRFPWNLILLTLFTLALGLMTGTISSMYQTNAVIIAMIITAVVSISVTIFCFQTKVDFTSCTGLFCVLGIVMMVTGIVTAIVLSFNYIYWLHMVYAALGAICFTLFLAYDTQLVLGNRKHTISPEEYITGALQIYTDIIYIFTFVLQLVGSRD
- the LOC136379094 gene encoding probable hydrolase PNKD; amino-acid sequence: MAAVVAATALKGRGARNARVLRGILSGATANKAAQNRTRALQSHSSPECKEEPEPLSPELEYIPRKRGKNPMKAVGLAWAIGFPCGILLFILTKREVDKNRLKQMKARQNMRASNTGEYESQRFRASSQHAQSPEAGSGAQT